The following coding sequences lie in one Nakaseomyces glabratus chromosome K, complete sequence genomic window:
- the ILV2 gene encoding acetolactate synthase catalytic subunit (CAGL0K03465g~Ortholog(s) have acetolactate synthase activity, flavin adenine dinucleotide binding activity, role in isoleucine biosynthetic process, valine biosynthetic process and acetolactate synthase complex, mitochondrion localization) — protein sequence MTRRGLTDPMIRISGVVARACRRSAAYQVCKYSVRAVPRPEPSPSFNVDPDTAAANTGSGVKLSSKLKNVATQKMDNSFVGLTGGQIFNEMMARNNVDTVFGYPGGAILPVYDAIHNSDKFKFVLPKHEQGAGHMAEGYARASGKPGVVLVTSGPGATNVVTPMADALADGIPMVVFTGQVPTTAIGTDAFQEADIVGISRSCTKWNVMVKNVAELPLRINEAFQIATSGRPGPVLVDLPKDVTAAILRTPIPVKSTLPSTALQQLTAGVQDQFVIENIKKSADLINIAKNPVLYVGGGILNNVDGPRLVKELSERAQIPVTTTLQGLGAFDQEDPKSLDMLGMHGCATANLAVQNSDLIIAVGARFDDRVTGNITKFAPEARKAALEGRGGIIHFEITPKNINKVVEAQVAVEGDAASNLSKLIPLVFPVKERPEWFEKINKWKKEFPYSYSLETPGSRIKPQTAIAKLSKIANATSKEVIVTTGVGQHQMWAAQHWTWKNPRTFITSGGLGTMGYGLPSAIGAQVAKPDALVIDIDGDASFNMSLQELSSAVQANAPVKILVLNNEEQGMVTQWQSLFYEHRYSHTHQLNPDFVKLAEAMGMKGMRVKDQAELEKTLKEFVDYQGPVLLEVEVEKKVPVLPMVPAGKGLHEFINYDPEMEREQNELRHKRTGGKH from the coding sequence ATGACGAGAAGAGGGCTAACGGATCCAATGATACGTATTAGTGGGGTAGTAGCGAGAGCATGCCGTCGTAGTGCGGCGTATCAGGTTTGCAAGTACAGTGTGCGGGCGGTTCCCAGGCCGGAGCCCTCGCCGAGTTTCAATGTTGATCCCGATACAGCGGCTGCTAATACCGGGAGTGGTGTGAAGTTGAGTTCTAAGCTGAAGAATGTGGCGACGCAGAAGATGGACAACTCGTTTGTGGGTCTGACCGGTGGGCAGATTTTCAACGAGATGATGGCGCGCAACAATGTGGACACTGTGTTTGGGTACCCTGGTGGTGCGATCTTGCCGGTGTACGATGCGATCCACAACTCCGACAAGTTCAAGTTTGTGTTGCCTAAGCACGAGCAAGGTGCGGGCCACATGGCCGAGGGTTACGCAAGGGCCTCCGGTAAGCCAGGTGTCGTGTTGGTTACTTCGGGTCCTGGTGCCACGAACGTTGTGACTCCCATGGCCGATGCGCTGGCTGACGGTATTCCTATGGTTGTGTTTACGGGCCAAGTGCCCACCACTGCCATTGGTACCGATGCGTTCCAAGAAGCCGACATTGTTGGTATCTCCAGATCCTGTACAAAATGGAACGTGATGGTGAAGAACGTAGCGGAGCTGCCACTGAGAATCAACGAGGCCTTCCAGATTGCCACGAGCGGCAGACCCGGCCCAGTGTTGGTGGACTTGCCAAAGGACGTCACAGCCGCCATCCTGAGAACACCAATCCCAGTTAAGAGCACCCTGCCATCAACCGCATTGCAACAGTTGACTGCAGGTGTCCAGGACCAATTCGTTATTGAAAACATCAAGAAATCTGCCGACTTGATAAATATCGCCAAGAATCCAGTCCTTTACGTCGGTGGTGGTATCCTGAACAATGTCGATGGGCCAAGATTGGTCAAAGAGCTAAGTGAGCGTGCGCAGATCCCAGTTACCACTACTTTACAAGGTTTGGGTGCATTCGACCAAGAAGATCCAAAGTCTCTAGACATGCTGGGTATGCATGGTTGTGCCACTGCAAACCTTGCCGTCCAGAACTCCGACTTGATCATCGCCGTCGGTGCCAGATTCGACGACCGTGTCACCGGTAACATCACTAAGTTTGCACCAGAAGCAAGAAAGGCCGCATTGGAAGGTAGAGGTGGTATCATTCACTTTGAAATCACTCCAAAGAACATAAATAAAGTCGTAGAAGCACAAGTGGCAGTAGAAGGTGACGCTGCTTCCAACTTATCCAAGTTGATCCCATTGGTATTCCCAGTGAAGGAAAGACCAGAATGGTTCGAAAAGATTAATAAGTGGAAGAAGGAATTCCCATACAGTTACTCCCTAGAGACTCCAGGTTCTAGAATCAAACCACAAACTGCCATTGCCAAGTTGTCAAAGATTGCCAATGCTACCAGCAAGGAAGTTATTGTTACAACCGGTGTCGGCCAACATCAAATGTGGGCTGCTCAACACTGGACATGGAAGAACCCACGTACTTTCATCACTTCTGGTGGTCTAGGTACCATGGGTTACGGTTTGCCATCTGCTATCGGTGCCCAAGTCGCTAAGCCAGACGCCTTAGTCATTGACATTGACGGTGATGCTTCTTTCAACATGTCCTTACAGGAACTAAGTTCTGCTGTGCAAGCTAATGCTCCTGTAAAAATTCTAGTGCTAAACAACGAAGAGCAAGGTATGGTCACCCAATGGCAATCTCTATTCTACGAGCATCGTTACTCACACACACATCAATTGAACCCAGATTTCGTAAAACTTGCGGAGGCAATGGGTATGAAGGGTATGAGAGTGAAAGACCAAGCCGAGCTTGAAAAGACTCTAAAAGAGTTTGTTGACTACCAGGGTCCAGTCTTGCTTGAAGTCGAAGTAGAGAAGAAGGTGCCAGTCTTGCCAATGGTCCCAGCCGGTAAGGGTTTACACGAATTTATTAACTACGACCCAGAAATGGAAAGGGAACAGAACGAACTACGTCACAAGCGTACCGGTGGTAAGCATTAA
- the YPK2 gene encoding putative protein kinase YPK2 (CAGL0K03399g~Ortholog(s) have protein serine/threonine kinase activity, protein serine/threonine kinase inhibitor activity) — translation MYSWKKFKFGKSKDEKEQKKDKLFHFHHKHTGSDVSDNFGNGNDKEKSVDSLPSSSEITPYPSDLPSQNTNGNNSSRNDTMVNSNSSNRISSASSAKGPGSSSSTIKDVPLGGENERSSSHIDQVSQKSATSTKKTSTPSTGVMTIKVYNGDGFRLPFPITSNKKILSRLLESGIASDNHDTSLEVEAILQRISRLELTNSNSNENLLPGDIATQSIPSTIKLPNSVPLNPLLYFTIEFDNTVATIEPESGTMAQPIFNKISTFDVTRKLPQLNIDVFVRIPSILLPPKQWQQEMGAQDEKLQALLDKINTNQDVHLDSFQLPVNLLIDSAATIRLYNHHWVELRDGLGKINISVDYKPSRNKPLSIDDFDLLKVIGKGSFGKVMQVRKKDTKKIYALKAIRKSYIVSKSEVTHTLAERTVLARIDCPFIVPLKFSFQSQEKLYLVLACINGGELFYHLQREGRFDLSRSRFYAAELLCALDTLHKMDVIYRDLKPENILLDYQGHIALCDFGLCKLNMKDEDKTDTFCGTPEYLAPELLLGQGYSKVVDWWTLGVLLYEMLTGLPPYYDENVPKMYKKILQDPLVFPDGFDRDAKDLLIGLLSRDPQRRLGYNGADEIKNHPFFSQLSWKRLLMKGYIPPYKPPVTSATDTSNFDQEFTREKPIDSVVDEYLSESVQKQFGGWTYVGSEQLGNSLVQGGSIR, via the coding sequence ATGTACTCGTGGAAGAAATTTAAGTTTGGTAAGTCAAAGGACGAAAAGGAACAGAAGAAGGATAAGTTGTTTCATTTCCACCATAAGCACACTGGCTCAGATGTTTCAGATAACTTTGGTAATGGCAATGACAAGGAGAAGTCAGTCGACTCCCTGCCTTCAAGTTCTGAAATAACACCATATCCATCTGACTTACCATCCCAGAACACCAATGGAAACAATAGCAGTCGTAATGATACTATGGTTAATTCTAACTCATCTAACCGTATTAGCTCTGCATCATCGGCTAAAGGCCCCGGATCATCATCTTCGACTATCAAAGATGTACCACTAGGTGGCGAGAATGAGAGATCTTCTTCACATATCGACCAAGTCTCGCAGAAGTCAGCTACTTCTACAAAGAAAACTAGCACCCCTAGTACCGGTGTGATGACAATTAAAGTGTATAACGGTGACGGATTTAGACTACCATTTCCTATCACTTCAAATAAGAAGATTTTGAGCAGACTTTTGGAATCAGGAATTGCTTCTGATAATCATGATACCAGTTTAGAAGTTGAAGCTATTCTTCAAAGAATATCGAGACTTGAATTAACAAACAGTAACTCAAATGAAAACCTACTACCAGGCGATATTGCTACACAGTCAATACCATCAACGATAAAATTACCAAACTCTGTGCCTTTAAATCCATTACTATACTTTAcaattgaatttgataACACAGTTGCCACTATTGAGCCAGAGAGCGGGACTATGGCTCAGCctatttttaataaaatatcaacGTTTGATGTCACAAGAAAACTGCCACAGTTGAATATTGATGTCTTCGTCCGTATTCCATCCATTCTGCTACCACCCAAGCAATGGCAACAGGAAATGGGTGCTCAGGATGAAAAATTACAGGCATTGCTTGATAAAATCAATACAAACCAGGATGTCCACTTGGATTCATTCCAACTGCCTGTGAACCTATTGATAGACTCTGCTGCAACTATTAGACTGTACAACCATCACTGGGTCGAATTGCGTGATGGCCTAGGAAAGATTAACATCAGTGTTGATTATAAACCTTCAAGAAATAAGCCATTGTCTATTGACGACTTTGATTTACTGAAAGTTATTGGTAAAGGTTCATTTGGTAAAGTTATGCAAGTCAGAAAGAAAGATACGAAGAAGATATATGCACTTAAAGCCATTAGAAAGTCTTACATTGTGTCAAAATCGGAAGTAACGCATACACTTGCAGAAAGGACCGTGCTTGCACGTATAGATTGTCCCTTTATTGTACCATTGAAATTCTCATTCCAATCTCAAGAAAAGCTCTACCTTGTTCTTGCGTGCATCAATGGTGGTGAGTTGTTCTATCATTTGCAGAGGGAAGGTAGATTTGACTTATCAAGATCTAGGTTCTATGCGGCCGAACTTCTGTGTGCGTTAGACACTTTACACAAGATGGATGTTATTTATCGTGACTTGAAACCTGAGAATATCTTATTAGATTACCAAGGCCACATTGCACTATGTGATTTTGGTCTATGTAAGCTAAACATGAAAGACGAGGACAAGACCGACACATTCTGCGGTACACCTGAATATCTGGCTCCAGAACTATTGTTGGGTCAAGGGTACAGTAAAGTTGTGGACTGGTGGACCCTCGGTGTGCTGTTGTATGAGATGCTGACTGGTCTGCCTCCATACTACGATGAAAATGTCCCAAAAATGTACAAGAAAATCCTGCAAGATCCTCTGGTGTTCCCTGACGGGTTTGACAGGGACGCCAAAGACCTATTGATCGGTCTGCTAAGTCGTGACCCACAGAGAAGACTGGGCTACAATGGCGCCGACGAGATCAAGAACCATCCGTTCTTCAGCCAACTGTCGTGGAAGCGTCTGCTAATGAAGGGCTACATCCCACCATACAAGCCTCCGGTGACTAGCGCCACAGACACCAGCAACTTCGACCAAGAGTTCACTAGAGAGAAACCAATCGACAGTGTTGTGGACGAGTACCTGAGCGAAAGTGTCCAAAAGCAGTTCGGCGGATGGACCTACGTGGGCTCCGAACAGCTGGGAAACTCCTTGGTACAAGGTGGAAGCATAAGGTAG
- the YKU80 gene encoding ATP-dependent DNA helicase YKU80 (CAGL0K03443g~Putative component of the telomeric Ku complex, involved in maintenance of telomere length and nonhomologous end joining (NHEJ) DNA repair; required for silencing at MTL3) has protein sequence MSEATSVLIDVDVEPLIIAKVTAYLEYMLLDKARRGRKTDYVSAYLVNHTETQNSQDVPHVVRLCDFLAPTTEGAIALLRQLALVRREYRGDNILQALLLASIDGRDYFGKRKVAKQLMIFTDKVSELDLSAEELQTLHEELDSRIILVDCSTHPHQNAQGSQWDALVRTVKGSMSFHIDELLLRITQTVPKVVKPVTVFSGQLRLGASLENIVDLEPHRRDEAAAADNPKKRQFPFGFRTEANYADDHCLCIGVQGYPATKKTGSLQKKTVVKDASKPGFVPVKSVIDYELRDNEVEGEGKGKGEGDAPPITVARESITKAYRYGTDYVVLPSSLEDQLVYQTYAGLDIRGFMNMSDMHRHFLTSESVFVVSSSSSADQITFSALIDAMIQIDKIAIGRYVPKNNSDVQMCMLYPMILEKENGTHVRTLILNRLPFTEDERIAIFPRLTREDDKKSEKDETIDQLMAGFVESRSMDDLPRVEEKKYYEFYEDSVRDTTLVLPMKSKDETRERDPLMVPAMGLHRQLQVMLEYLHQVVINKSEKFDPPELQDHLKAKITPHIVSDFPELEELVNLLELKKVEPKSKEFKPPAPAEPVPSLEELLKRGEAAREGES, from the coding sequence atGTCGGAAGCCACATCTGTGCTAATAGACGTCGATGTCGAGCCGCTGATCATCGCCAAGGTGACGGCGTACCTCGAGTACATGCTGCTGGACAAGGCCCGGCGGGGCAGGAAGACGGACTACGTCTCCGCCTACCTCGTGAACCACACCGAGACGCAGAACTCCCAGGACGTGCCGCATGTGGTGCGGCTATGCGACTTCCTTGCGCCCACCACGGAGGGCGCCATCGCGCTGCTGCGGCAGCTGGCGCTGGTGCGCCGGGAGTACAGGGGCGACAACATCCTGCAGGCGCTGCTGCTGGCGTCCATCGACGGCAGGGACTACTTCGGCAAGCGCAAGGTGGCCAAGCAGCTGATGATATTCACCGACAAGGTCTCGGAGCTGGACCTGAGCGCGGAGGAGCTGCAGACGCTGCACGAGGAGCTGGACTCGCGCATCATCCTGGTGGACTGCAGCACGCACCCGCACCAGAACGCGCAGGGGTCCCAGTGGGACGCGCTGGTGCGCACCGTGAAGGGGTCCATGAGCTTCCACATCGACGAGCTGCTGCTGCGGATCACGCAGACGGTGCCCAAGGTCGTCAAGCCCGTCACTGTGTTCAGCGGCCAGTTGCGGCTCGGCGCCAGCCTGGAGAACATAGTGGACCTGGAGCCCCACCGCAGGGACGAGGCTGCGGCGGCCGACAACCCGAAGAAGCGGCAGTTCCCGTTCGGGTTCAGGACAGAGGCGAACTACGCCGATGACCACTGCCTGTGCATCGGTGTGCAAGGGTACCCGGCGACAAAGAAGACAGGGAGCCTGCAGAAGAAGACGGTGGTCAAGGACGCTTCGAAGCCTGGGTTTGTGCCCGTCAAGTCAGTGATCGACTATGAACTCAGGGACAACGAAGTCGAAGGCGAAGGCAAAGGCAAAGGCGAGGGCGATGCCCCGCCAATCACGGTCGCAAGGGAGTCCATCACCAAGGCATACAGGTACGGAACTGACTACGTGGTGCTTCCGTCTTCGCTAGAGGATCAGCTGGTGTATCAAACGTACGCAGGCCTGGACATAAGAGGGTTCATGAACATGTCAGACATGCACAGGCACTTCCTGACCTCTGAATCTGTGTTCGTCGTGTCGAGCTCCAGCAGCGCAGACCAGATCACGTTCAGCGCGCTGATTGACGCTATGATCCAGATAGATAAGATTGCCATTGGCCGTTACGTCCCTAAGAACAACTCAGACGTGCAGATGTGCATGCTTTACCCTATGATCCTGGAGAAGGAAAACGGTACCCACGTGAGGACGCTGATACTGAATAGACTTCCATTCACGGAGGATGAGCGCATCGCCATATTCCCGAGACTCACTAGGGAGGACGATAAAAAGTCCGAAAAGGACGAAACTATTGATCAACTGATGGCTGGGTTCGTAGAGTCTAGAAGTATGGATGATCTGCCAAGGgtagaagagaagaaatacTACGAGTTTTACGAGGATAGCGTGCGCGACACAACATTGGTATTACCGATGAAATCGAAAGATGAAACGAGAGAACGTGACCCTCTGATGGTCCCAGCGATGGGTTTGCACCGTCAGTTGCAAGTCATGTTGGAGTACCTACACCAGGTTGTGATTAACAAGTCGGAGAAATTCGATCCACCAGAACTGCAAGATCATCTCAAAGCTAAGATTACACCGCATATTGTATCAGACTTCCCAGAGCTTGAAGAACTAGTGAACTTGCTCGAGCTGAAGAAGGTTGAACCCAAATCTAAAGAATTCAAGCCACCTGCGCCTGCAGAGCCTGTCCCATCGCTAGAAGAATTGTTAAAGAGAGGAGAGGCTGCAAGAGAAGGGGAGTCATAA
- the SPG4 gene encoding Spg4p (CAGL0K03459g~Ortholog of S. cerevisiae : SPG4 and Saccharomyces cerevisiae S288C : YMR107W) has translation MPSFWDSFAVYNRNKHAKGDVHGGHMSQNMGGQPMYLQAKEHADIKKKEDGTLEAKIETPDGPRLVDVSNMTQQEFERTYNSLRKGEPNNRVNF, from the coding sequence ATGCCTAGTTTTTGGGATTCATTTGCGGTGTACAACCGCAACAAGCACGCTAAGGGTGATGTCCATGGGGGCCACATGAGCCAGAACATGGGCGGGCAGCCCATGTACCTGCAGGCCAAGGAGCACGCGGacatcaagaagaaagaggacGGGACGCTGGAGGCGAAGATCGAGACGCCAGACGGGCCCCGCCTGGTGGACGTCTCCAACATGACGCAGCAGGAGTTCGAACGCACCTACAACTCACTCCGCAAGGGAGAGCCCAACAACCGCGTCAACTTCTAA
- the PGM2 gene encoding phosphoglucomutase PGM2 (CAGL0K03421g~Ortholog(s) have phosphoglucomutase activity), which translates to MSQIESVPTKPYQDQKPGTSGLRKKTKVFEDQPNYVENFIQSVMEAIPEGAKGAVLVVGGDGRYYNDVILQKIAAIGAANGVKKLVIGQNGLLSTPAASHIMRTYKEKCTGGIILTASHNPGGPENDMGIKYNLSNGGPAPEPVTNKIWEISKKLTHYKIVKDFPELDLTKLVENKKYGPLLVDVIDTTDAYIQLLKEIFDFELIHKFIAKQRKEKGWKLLVDSMNGVTGPYAKAIFVDEFGLDSKEVLQNWHPQPDFGGLHPDPNLTYAHTLVERVNKEKIEFGAASDGDGDRNMIYGYGPAFVSPGDSVAIIAEYANEIPYFKKQGIYGLARSFPTASAIDRVAKKHGLNCYEVPTGWKFFCALFDAKKLSICGEESFGTGSNHVREKDGIWAIMAWLNILAIFNQRHPDKEASIKTIQNEFWDTYGRTFFTRYDYEKVETDKANKVIENLRQYVADSGTKGSKFPTDSALTVVDAGDFSYTDLDGTISSHQGLYVILSNGARFVVRLSGTGSSGATIRLYIERYTDDKSKYSLDAQEYLKPIIKSIVQFLDLKTILGTEEPTVRT; encoded by the coding sequence ATGTCCCAAATAGAATCGGTACCAACTAAACCTTACCAGGACCAGAAACCAGGTACCTCAGGTCTAAGAAAGAAGACTAAGGTCTTTGAAGATCAACCCAATTATGTCGAGAATTTCATCCAATCTGTGATGGAAGCTATCCCTGAAGGCGCCAAGGGTGCTGTTCTTGTTGTCGGTGGTGATGGGCGTTATTATAACGACGTTATTCTGCAAAAAATTGCTGCCATTGGCGCTGCAAACGGCGTCAAAAAGTTGGTTATTGGCCAAAACGGTCTACTATCTACACCAGCTGCTTCTCACATCATGAGAACATATAAGGAGAAGTGTACAGGTGGTATCATATTGACCGCTTCCCATAATCCAGGTGGTCCTGAAAATGATATGGGCATAAAATacaatttatcaaatggTGGCCCGGCACCAGAACCAGTTACCAATAAGATCTGGGAGATTTCAAAGAAGCTGACTCATTACAAGATTGTGAAGGATTTCCCAGAACTTGATCTGACCAAACtagttgaaaataaaaaatatggcCCACTTTTGGTAGATGTTATTGACACTACTGATGCTTATATCCAACTACTAAAAGagatttttgattttgaattgATTCATAAATTTATAGCAAAGCAACGTAAAGAGAAAGGATGGAAGTTGCTGGTCGACTCCATGAACGGTGTAACAGGTCCATATGCGAAGGCAATTTTCGTTGATGAGTTTGGTCTTGACTCTAAGGAAGTCCTTCAGAACTGGCACCCTCAGCCAGATTTCGGCGGCCTACATCCTGATCCTAACTTGACATATGCACATACTTTGGTCGAGAGAGTGAATAAGGAGAAGATTGAATTTGGTGCTGCTTCTGATGGTGATGGGGATAGAAATATGATATACGGTTACGGTCCAGCTTTTGTCTCTCCTGGTGACTCTGTTGCTATCATCGCAGAATATGCTAATGAAATTCCATATTTCAAGAAGCAAGGTATTTACGGTCTTGCTCGTTCTTTCCCTACTGCTAGCGCAATTGACCGGGTTGCTAAAAAGCACGGTTTGAACTGCTATGAAGTTCCTACTGGTTGGAAATTCTTCTGTGCTCTGTTTGACGCCAAGAAACTTTCCATCTGTGGTGAGGAGTCCTTCGGTACAGGCTCAAATCACGTTAGAGAAAAGGATGGTATTTGGGCTATTATGGCGTGGTTGAACATTCTTGCCATCTTTAATCAACGTCACCCAGACAAGGAAGCCTCTATCAAGACTATTCAAAATGAGTTCTGGGATACATATGGGCGTACCTTTTTCACTCGTTATGACTATGAAAAAGTTGAGACAGATAAGGCTAATAAGGTCATTGAAAACCTAAGGCAATACGTTGCAGACTCTGGTACAAAGGGCTCCAAATTTCCAACTGATTCTGCATTGACGGTAGTAGATGCAGGTGACTTTTCTTACACTGATCTGGATGGTACGATCTCTTCTCATCAAGGTTTGTATGTGATACTGTCCAATGGTGCCAGGTTCGTCGTAAGACTGTCCGGGACAGGATCATCCGGAGCAACCATCAGACTTTACATTGAACGCTATACTGATGATAAGAGCAAATATTCGCTTGACGCACAGGAATACTTGAAACCAATTATCAAGTCAATTGTTCAGTTCTTAGACCTCAAGACCATTTTGGGAACTGAAGAGCCAACCGTGCGTACCTAG